Proteins encoded within one genomic window of Candidatus Alcyoniella australis:
- the hcp gene encoding hydroxylamine reductase produces MSMFCYQCEQTAKGQGCTVAGVCGKDADTAALQDLLVHGLKGLSMYAHRARKLGSSDPELDRFTQQALFSTITNVNFDPQRLAGLLDQLEENRGRARSMYLEACRAQGIDPEQLNGPAAIELGGNNAQRIAHAASINIARRAERLGDDLTGLQELLTYGLKGMAAYADHACILGHEDARVYEFVHRALDYLAGQEQSVDQLLALNLECGEVNLLAMELLDAANTGAYGDPEPTSVRITPVKGKAILVSGHDLKDLDALLQQTAGAGINVYTHGEMLPTNGYPGLKRHAHLIGNYGGAWQDQQREFEQFPGPILMTTNCIQKPKPSYFDRIFTCGLVAWPEVRHIADRDFSPLIQAALAAQGFSEDQPEKRIMVGFGHAALLGAADKVIEAVKSGALRHIFLIGGCDGAKSGRNYYTQLAQAVPKDCLIMTLACGKFRFNKLEFGEIDGLPRLLDVGQCNDAYSAVKVASALAEAFDTDVNGLPLSLVLSWYEQKAVCILLSLLHLGIKGIRLGPTLPAFVTPGVFKVLQDKFGIMPIGDPHDDLSRMLEHE; encoded by the coding sequence ATGAGCATGTTCTGTTACCAATGCGAGCAGACAGCCAAGGGCCAAGGTTGCACCGTGGCCGGAGTCTGCGGCAAGGATGCGGATACCGCGGCGTTGCAAGATCTGTTGGTCCACGGCCTGAAGGGTTTGTCGATGTATGCCCACCGGGCGCGTAAGCTCGGGTCGAGCGATCCGGAGCTGGACCGCTTTACTCAACAGGCGCTGTTCAGCACGATCACCAACGTCAACTTTGATCCACAGCGCCTGGCCGGACTGCTCGATCAGCTGGAGGAGAACAGAGGCCGGGCGCGCTCGATGTACCTCGAAGCATGCCGGGCCCAGGGCATCGATCCCGAGCAATTGAACGGCCCGGCCGCAATCGAGCTTGGCGGCAACAATGCCCAGCGGATCGCACACGCAGCCTCGATCAACATCGCGCGACGCGCCGAGCGTTTGGGGGACGACCTGACCGGCCTGCAAGAGCTTCTGACCTATGGGCTCAAAGGCATGGCAGCCTACGCGGATCACGCCTGCATCCTGGGGCATGAGGATGCGCGGGTCTACGAGTTCGTCCACCGGGCGCTGGACTACTTGGCAGGCCAAGAGCAGTCGGTCGATCAACTGCTTGCGCTCAACCTGGAATGCGGCGAGGTCAACCTGCTGGCCATGGAGTTACTCGACGCGGCCAACACCGGGGCCTACGGAGATCCCGAGCCGACGTCCGTCAGGATCACGCCGGTCAAAGGCAAGGCGATTCTGGTCAGCGGCCACGACCTCAAGGACCTCGACGCGTTGCTCCAACAGACCGCAGGAGCGGGGATCAACGTTTACACCCATGGCGAGATGCTGCCGACCAACGGCTATCCGGGGCTCAAGCGGCATGCGCACCTGATCGGCAACTACGGCGGCGCTTGGCAGGATCAGCAGCGCGAGTTCGAACAGTTCCCCGGCCCGATCCTGATGACCACCAATTGTATCCAGAAGCCCAAACCAAGCTATTTCGATCGGATCTTTACTTGCGGGCTTGTGGCATGGCCCGAGGTAAGACATATCGCGGATCGCGATTTCAGCCCGCTGATCCAAGCAGCATTGGCAGCCCAGGGATTTAGCGAGGATCAGCCTGAAAAGCGGATCATGGTCGGCTTTGGCCACGCCGCTCTGCTCGGAGCGGCGGATAAGGTGATCGAGGCGGTCAAATCCGGCGCACTGCGGCATATCTTTCTGATCGGCGGGTGCGACGGAGCCAAGAGCGGCCGTAATTACTATACCCAGCTGGCTCAGGCCGTGCCGAAGGACTGCCTGATAATGACGTTGGCTTGCGGCAAGTTCCGCTTTAACAAGCTCGAGTTCGGCGAGATCGATGGCTTGCCGCGGCTGCTCGACGTGGGACAGTGCAACGACGCTTACTCGGCGGTAAAGGTCGCCTCAGCCCTGGCCGAGGCCTTTGATACCGACGTTAACGGGTTGCCGCTGTCCTTGGTGCTCTCATGGTACGAGCAAAAGGCGGTTTGCATCCTGCTTAGTCTGCTGCATCTGGGGATCAAAGGGATCAGGCTCGGGCCGACCCTTCCGGCGTTCGTCACGCCCGGCGTGTTCAAGGTGTTGCAGGACAAGTTCGGGATCATGCCGATCGGCGATCCCCACGACGATCTGAGCCGGATGCTCGAGCATGAATAA
- a CDS encoding 4Fe-4S binding protein, whose translation MYKRPIIVIDQDKCTGCGLCVTACAEGALAIVDGKAKVVNEIFCDGLGACIGDCPEGALTIEEREAPQFDPQAVESNQRKPAAASHFNCPGSQVKQRNLQTQHPDESGGRICSRLSQWPVQLRLLPPDAVFFNNADLLVTADCVPFAYAEYHRDFLDGAAVAVGCPKLDDLAAYEEKLERIFISNRVRSVTVLQMEVPCCSGLAHAVRTALDRAGSDLPLRVVTVGLDGTLLEDSVVPASTPAERSCCG comes from the coding sequence ATGTACAAGCGACCGATCATTGTAATTGATCAGGACAAGTGCACGGGCTGCGGGCTGTGCGTTACAGCATGCGCCGAGGGCGCGCTGGCGATCGTGGATGGCAAGGCCAAGGTGGTCAACGAGATCTTCTGCGACGGACTGGGAGCTTGCATCGGCGATTGCCCGGAGGGCGCGCTGACAATCGAGGAACGCGAGGCCCCGCAGTTCGACCCGCAGGCCGTGGAGAGCAATCAGCGTAAGCCTGCGGCAGCATCCCATTTCAACTGCCCCGGATCACAGGTCAAACAGCGCAATTTACAAACCCAACATCCTGATGAATCCGGCGGTCGGATATGCTCGCGCCTGTCCCAGTGGCCGGTGCAGCTCAGGCTGCTGCCGCCTGATGCCGTGTTTTTTAACAATGCCGACCTGTTGGTCACTGCGGACTGCGTGCCGTTTGCGTATGCTGAGTATCATCGTGATTTTCTCGACGGCGCGGCGGTTGCCGTGGGCTGCCCCAAGCTCGACGACTTGGCGGCCTACGAGGAAAAGCTCGAGCGGATTTTCATTTCCAACCGCGTGCGTTCGGTGACCGTGCTGCAAATGGAGGTACCGTGCTGCAGTGGCTTGGCCCACGCCGTACGCACAGCGTTGGATCGCGCGGGCAGCGACTTGCCGTTGCGCGTGGTGACCGTGGGGCTCGACGGCACGCTGCTCGAGGACAGCGTTGTCCCGGCGTCCACACCCGCGGAGCGAAGCTGCTGCGGATGA
- a CDS encoding Crp/Fnr family transcriptional regulator, producing MALICHTEQVKPQTLLFSEGEHCNRFYVLADGVVKIYRVNAQGREQILHLVHPRQSFAEAAIFTDRIFPASAMTLVHCELIAVAAEPFRQMLEHSPQTTFRFIGALAKWLRTMVDLVDDLSLKDVKTRLAVYLLRESRLHKIKLKPGAVIPLGMTKGQLAQRLGTVNEVISRALYSLQALGALEVGRHEVVVLDVNELERAASGD from the coding sequence TTGGCCTTGATTTGCCACACAGAGCAGGTCAAACCACAGACTCTATTGTTCTCTGAGGGTGAGCACTGCAACCGTTTTTACGTGTTGGCCGACGGGGTAGTGAAAATCTATCGCGTGAATGCCCAGGGGCGCGAACAGATTCTGCACTTGGTCCATCCACGGCAGAGCTTTGCCGAGGCCGCTATTTTCACTGACCGAATTTTCCCTGCTTCGGCCATGACCCTCGTGCACTGCGAGCTGATCGCGGTGGCGGCTGAACCGTTTCGGCAGATGCTCGAGCACAGCCCGCAGACCACCTTCCGTTTTATCGGCGCACTGGCCAAATGGCTGCGCACGATGGTCGACTTAGTGGACGACCTTTCACTTAAGGACGTTAAGACCAGGCTTGCGGTCTACCTGCTGCGCGAGTCCCGGTTACACAAGATCAAACTCAAGCCCGGAGCAGTGATTCCCCTGGGCATGACCAAGGGGCAGCTCGCCCAACGTCTGGGAACGGTCAACGAGGTAATTTCGCGTGCCCTGTACAGCCTGCAAGCCCTAGGGGCCCTGGAGGTTGGAAGACACGAGGTGGTCGTGCTCGACGTGAACGAGCTCGAACGGGCTGCATCCGGCGACTAG